One Triticum dicoccoides isolate Atlit2015 ecotype Zavitan chromosome 5B, WEW_v2.0, whole genome shotgun sequence genomic window carries:
- the LOC119309965 gene encoding cell surface glycoprotein 1-like has protein sequence MAGLGIGAPIVKVYHEKSIILPDVSRVLACLYEKGIDFERETFSSYKSLLRLQASSHVPVPFYDGPNKFLEESREICRHIAETYEDHGYPFLLGKDSLERASIEEWLHHEEHNFNPPSRSLFCHLAFPVAEEDDDIDLQTRKLEDVLEVYEQRLGDSEFLAGNKFTLADLVHLPNSYHITNSEKFLYLYDSRKNVQRWWHAISSRGSWQKVLKVMHEVERQNKQEELDKQQQRKQEELQKQQRRQWRRQHPPTSRPQFRLHSREQPSTKPHTILVPPPVSIIAASPTTPQAEEPHPTGTSPDETPVSSSRSIPTTHKPSDVRSKHTTISTTHEETPPAYVQSTPRIPKKSPIPVERRINFFTPATSPTTTEKPSRTGADKPRIGDASLPSEATEIDLPTKSKPSSSKKASDKLHDFYEASRHTDEAEPYTESTSPKPSEMLDEISETDGPSNVIDHAETSPRLAKEDSDRLRASGFWTENTAPNADTQDKKSIRYTERTSQRPVGNISSRATDQRVTYTSPEKPHSTEALEPASMDEQLPQGPERTTQTPYTAQRRDVSSMPWQRAADVQGIAKEDGASSRGAVRPPYARKDAAEARFPADRRKDASLPKGARDDTQAIPLYDDDTNQEARETASAPRRTRAQDPYDTSEGTSSRSQPTSAPHDAVPPPKQATSEGPYAQKDVVEARRFRVDHRKDAPLPKRVRDD, from the exons ATGGCAGGGCTTGGCATTGGAGCACCAATCGTGAAGGTGTATCATGAGAAATCTATAATCTTACCGGATGTGTCAAGGGTGCTTGCATGCCTGTATGAGAAGGGAATCGACTTTGAGAGAGAGACATTCTCCTCTTACAAGAGCCTACTCAGACTTCAG GCATCGAGCCATGTTCCAGTTCCATTCTATGATGGACCTAATAAATTCCTAGAAG AATCAAGAGAAATCTGCCGCCATATAGCAGAGACTTATGAAGATCACGGATACCCATTTCTCCTTGGGAAGGATTCCCTTGAGAGGGCTTCCATCGAGGAATGGCTCCACCATGAAGAGCATAATTTCAACCCTCCGAGCAGATCCTTGTTCTGCCACTTGGCCTTTCCCgttgctgaagaagatgatgatataGACTTGCAGACGAGAAAGCTAGAAGATGTTCTGGAAGTTTATGAGCAAAGGCTTGGTGACAGTGAATTCCTTGCTGGCAACAAGTTCACTCTTGCCGACCTAGTACACCTGCCAAACTCCTACCACATCACAAATTCTGAAAAGTTTCTGTACCTATATGATTCAAGAAAGAATGTGCAGAGGTGGTGGCATGCTATTTCTAGCCGGGGTTCTTGGCAGAAGGTGCTGAAGGTTATGCACGAGGTGGAGCGGCAGAACAAACAAGAGGAACTTGACAAACAGCAGCAGCGCAAACAGGAAGAACTTCAGAAGCAGCAGCGGCGTCAGTGGCGGAGACAGCATCCTCCAACCAGCAGACCCCAGTTTCGTCTACACTCACGGGAGCAACCCAGCACAAAACCTCACACGATATTGGTTCCTCCCCCTGTTAGTATCATCGCAGCATCTCCCACGACTCCTCAAGCAGAGGAGCCTCATCCTACAGGAACTTCTCCTGATGAAACACCAGTCTCCTCAAGCCGAAGTATCCCTACTACTCATAAACCTTCAGATGTCCGAAGCAAACATACTACCATTTCTactacacatgaagaaactccaccagCCTATGTCCAAAGTACTCCTAGAATTCCTAAAAAATCTCCTATTCCTGTCGAAAGACGAATCAACTTTTTTACCCCAGCTACCTCTCCTACCACTACTGAGAAGCCCTCAAGAACTGGCGCTGATAAGCCCAGAATTGGAGATGCCTCACTTCCTTCTGAAGCCACTGAAATAGACCTCCCTACTAAATCCAAGCCAAGTTCATCCAAAAAAGCATCTGATAAGCTTCATGATTTCTATGAGGCAAGCAGACATACTGATGAAGCAGAACCTTATACTGAATCCACCTCACCAAAACCTTCAGAAATGCTGGACGAGATATCTGAAACTGATGGGCCCAGCAATGTCATTGATCATGCCGAAACCAGTCCAAGATTAGCTAAAGAAGATTCTGACCGACTCAGGGCGTCAGGTTTCTGGACTGAGAACACAGCCCCCAATGCTGATACTCAGGATAAGAAATCAATTCGATACACTGAGCGTACTTCACAAAGACCTGTCGGAAATATTTCTAGCAGAGCTACTGACCAGAGAGTTACATATACTTCTCCTGAGAAGCCCCATTCAACTGAAGCACTGGAACCAGCGAGCATGGATGAGCAACTGCCTCAAGGACCGGAAAGGACAACTCAGACACCCTACACTGCTCAGAGAAGAGATGTTTCTTCTATGCCTTGGCAACGAGCTGCTGATGTTCAAGGAATTGCTAAGGAGGACGGAGCATCATCCAGAGGTGCTGTAAGGCCCCCTTATGCACGGAAGGATGCTGCGGAAGCAAGGTTCCCTGCTGACCGCAGAAAAGATGCTTCTCTCCCTAAGGGTGCACGAGATGACACTCAAGCTATTCCATTATATGATGATGATACCAACCAGGAAGCCAGAGAAACTGCATCTGCACCAAGGCGAACAAGAGCTCAAGATCCATATGATACCTCTGAAGGAACATCATCTAGATCACAACCTACCAGTGCTCCACATGATGCTGTTCCTCCGCCCAAGCAAGCAACATCTGAAGGCCCTTATGCACAAAAGGATGTTGTGGAAGCAAGAAGGTTCCGTGTTGACCACAGAAAAGATGCTCCTCTCCCGAAGCGTGTACGAGATGAC